Proteins co-encoded in one Apodemus sylvaticus chromosome 6, mApoSyl1.1, whole genome shotgun sequence genomic window:
- the LOC127686749 gene encoding tetratricopeptide repeat protein 39B-like: MSRFQRHEDNDEYLLNTFSLSEGETDRMAKVTRSINLRDSEAEDKFEDAHEIIPVATTMSLLSSLEECTTGLYLFLNNRFSDAINLIHPWSKNSSYHALIYSMFMVVKAILTFEPQDIQIGMTAAKEALKTCNNFRKKPRIMTLSRLVSRQGIKSIKEEELHAEVCYAECLVLKSAITFIQDDSLLSFLKSGVNVGSSYQIYKDCQQVLELMPENQSKTHRHLNGGIKFGVGVFNLMFSLVPPKSLKLLNMVGYSGDRDVGLALLHDSASEPHINNILSVFTLLFYYNYVRVVVGVEKASTAATESLFLIYLEKFPNCVVLKFFRARFNMLNGNFESAKLKLQECIITQNEWKQVHHLCYWELMWCHIFLQNWKQAYNYANLLYQHSRWSKAIYTYSKAIILALLPPDSVDSENESLSSYFLRVDSLRIKFLGSSVPIEKFIAEKSQRYGTTTGWFTAQPLLEFIYAWSGFRVMSKKIDLISSWLLIIDKGKELLNENPNEEYGIDDMSLLNLLKGLCLKHLGKHLKAEHYFIRVIRKEKMLKYDHYLVPYSYYELGMLHYLKGDYANATKNLDIIKNYKDYSMEARLQFRAHIALEQIAKLEKCFSVV, from the coding sequence ATGTCACGGTTCCAAAGACATGAGGACAATGACGAGTACCTGTTAAATACCTTTAGTCTGAGTGAAGGTGAGACTGATAGAATGGCAAAAGTAACTAGATCAATCAATCTAAGAGACAGTGAAGCAGAGGACAAGTTCGAGGATGCCCATGAAATTATCCCTGTGGCAACAACAATGAGTCTTTTATCATCCTTGGAAGAATGCACAACTGGATTGTATTTGTTTCTAAATAACAGATTCTCAGATGCCATCAATCTTATTCACCCATGGTCAAAAAACAGCTCCTACCACGCCCTAATATACAGTATGTTTATGGTTGTCAAGGCCATCCTCACCTTTGAGCCACAGGATATCCAGATCGGAATGACTGCTGCAAAGGAAGCTTTGAAAACCTGTAACAATTTCcgaaaaaaacccaggataatgacTTTATCTCGCCTAGTGAGTAGGCAAGGAATAAAGTCTATCAAAGAAGAGGAATTACATGCAGAAGTCTGTTATGCTGAGTGTCTAGTCTTGAAGTCTGCTATAACATTTATACAGGACGACAGCTTGCTGAGTTTCCTCAAAAGTGGTGTCAATGTTGGGTCAAGCTATCAAATATACAAAGACTGCCAACAAGTCTTAGAACTTATGCCTGAGAACCAAAGTAAAACCCACAGACACCTGAATGGAGGGATAAAATTTGGAGTTGGAGTATTCAATCTGATGTTTTCACTTGTACCACCAAAATCACTTAAACTTCTCAATATGGTTGGCTATTCTGGAGATAGAGATGTGGGCCTGGCGTTGCTTCATGACAGTGCATCCGAACCTCATATAAACAACATCTTAAGTGTGTTCACTCTTCTCTTTTATTACAATTACGTGCGTGTAGTTGTTGGTGTTGAAAAGGCTTCTACTGCTGCTACAGAGAGTCTCTTCCTGATATACCTGGAGAAATTCCCCAACTGTGTTGTACTTAAATTTTTTCGTGCACGTTTTAACATGCTAAATGGGAACTTTGAAAGTGCAAAGTTGAAGTTACAAGAGTGCATTATTACCCAGAACGAATGGAAGCAGGTTCATCACCTCTGTTACTGGGAACTCATGTGGTGCCACATTTTTTTGCAGAATTGGAAGCAGGCATACAACTATGCCAATCTGCTGTATCAGCATAGCAGGTGGTCTAAGGCAATCTACACGTACAGCAAAGCTATCATACTGGCCTTGCTTCCTCCTGACTCTGTGGATTCAGAGAACGAGAGTTTGAGCTCTTACTTCTTACGCGTGGATAGCCTAAGAATCAAGTTTTTAGGCTCTTCTGTGCCCATAGAAAAGTTTATTGCTGAGAAAAGTCAGCGCTATGGTACAACGACGGGTTGGTTCACAGCACAGCCCCTTCTGGAGTTCATCTACGCCTGGAGTGGCTTCCGAGTCATGAGTAAGAAAATTGATCTTATTTCAAGTTGGCTATTGATAATTGACAAAGGAAAAGAGCTTTTGAATGAAAACCCAAACGAGGAGTATGGCATAGATGACATGAGCTTGTTAAATCTGCTGAAAGGCCTGTGCCTGAAGCACTTGGGCAAGCATCTGAAGGCCGAGCACTACTTTATTCGTGTtatcaggaaagagaaaatgttgAAGTATGACCACTATTTGGTGCCATATAGTTACTATGAACTGGGAATGCTGCACTATTTGAAAGGAGACTATGCCAATGCAACGAAAAACCTGGACATCATAAAGAACTATAAAGACTATTCCATGGAAGCCCGGCTACAGTTTAGGGCTCATATTGCCCTTGAACAAATAGCTAAATTAGAAAAGTGCTTCTCTGTGGTGTGA